A region from the Bdellovibrio bacteriovorus genome encodes:
- a CDS encoding class I SAM-dependent methyltransferase: MKALYQGYINTNAVPVLPGSTSLDNILMLGGLSERDAVTHLQKVVTEFYPQAFGCKALDLSSGRGVAAMALAEMGFRVAAYDVYRSSISVVQKLALAQELDIAFGVNGVTRLEELREKFDLIHDRECLANIVNRQERAQFLNSVRNSLAPGGKFVLTTEVWTENYDPEDSFESVRLDNNYVLWRQTPECDIPGVMAMEGKFWTAQKRIAPPEEIRLEVMSRGFKILMNKLEIPAGHGPARLKLVLTSAFAR; this comes from the coding sequence ATGAAAGCACTATATCAAGGTTACATTAACACAAACGCAGTTCCTGTTCTTCCTGGAAGCACATCTTTAGACAATATCCTGATGCTGGGTGGTTTGTCAGAAAGAGACGCGGTCACTCATCTGCAAAAAGTAGTGACGGAGTTCTATCCACAGGCCTTTGGTTGCAAGGCTTTGGATCTTTCATCGGGCCGTGGAGTTGCGGCCATGGCGCTTGCGGAAATGGGATTTCGTGTCGCGGCTTATGATGTGTACCGTTCTTCGATTTCGGTAGTTCAAAAATTGGCTTTGGCGCAAGAGTTGGACATCGCTTTCGGTGTGAATGGAGTGACTCGTCTTGAAGAGCTTCGCGAAAAGTTCGATCTTATTCACGATCGTGAGTGTCTTGCGAACATCGTGAACCGCCAAGAGAGGGCGCAGTTTTTAAATTCGGTGCGCAATTCTTTAGCGCCGGGCGGGAAGTTTGTTCTGACGACGGAGGTTTGGACAGAAAACTACGATCCTGAAGACAGTTTCGAGTCTGTGCGCTTAGATAATAACTATGTGTTGTGGAGACAAACACCTGAGTGTGACATTCCGGGAGTTATGGCCATGGAAGGCAAATTCTGGACAGCTCAAAAAAGAATCGCTCCTCCCGAAGAGATCCGTTTAGAAGTGATGTCCAGAGGCTTCAAAATCCTGATGAACAAACTTGAAATCCCTGCGGGCCATGGACCTGCAAGATTGAAACTCGTCCTGACTAGCGCGTTCGCGCGCTAG
- a CDS encoding VTT domain-containing protein codes for MRGDLVKSSERTIFRPGHNCWRVDLFRHATVLIDCADFYRALHYAFSKAQKSVFIIGWEVDSSIRLLRKEDEMKASRPSILVDLLAQKAQENPHLQIYILPWDSSIVFLGEREFMGEYTWANKGLENIHFCLDQTIPLGGSHHQKVILVDDEIVFSGGMDIARQRWDERSHHIYEPERSDANGPYGPYHDVQIMMDGPIVKHFAELARHRWLQAAGYEALPYEGKSGNSSHLSQVWPIQFDFSFTDMGAAVARPLPATEEDAGSREVFNMYIDLINQAKDFIYIENQFLTSQEIAVALNDRLRREKNLRVLLVSSYDPQGVFETEGMWASRIDFKRSVEDGIAKGRVQFACSGVMNEKRKIIHKRIHSKVLVIDDQFMVVGSSNLTNRSMTFDSECDLIIQAHDTEERRRILHFRNDLIAEHAGRKIEDIETILKEPYSFKKLMLPCQPGTYCLFEMDDEQFTTQNFKKIANSVADPQVSEGKALFIFRNPSKYIVPLALFLIVIVSGLVWFINEHMSWFSPESVERFLRTARKSPWALFLVWGIYIVGGFILFPVTLMSLITAAVFGSILGPLYGMSGALISATIMFYLGRWMGHRGLKGFLGNRLRKMDHQFREAGVIGVTVLRMIPVAPFSIVNIAAGISSLRFSDFLIGSFFGFLPAFIVKGLVGDSITQIFLHPTPHTVAMLALGILLWMLLVVASYFLTRWWRKRKQYDS; via the coding sequence ATGAGAGGCGATCTAGTTAAATCGTCAGAGAGAACTATTTTTCGTCCGGGCCATAACTGTTGGCGCGTGGATCTTTTTCGCCATGCCACTGTTTTAATTGATTGCGCGGATTTTTACCGGGCTTTGCACTACGCCTTCAGCAAGGCCCAGAAATCCGTTTTCATCATAGGTTGGGAAGTGGACAGCAGCATTCGCCTGCTTCGCAAAGAAGACGAAATGAAAGCCTCGCGGCCGTCGATTCTTGTCGATCTTCTGGCTCAAAAAGCTCAAGAAAATCCGCATTTGCAAATCTATATTCTTCCCTGGGATTCTTCGATCGTTTTTTTAGGCGAGCGAGAATTCATGGGCGAATACACTTGGGCGAATAAGGGGCTTGAAAATATTCACTTCTGTTTGGATCAGACGATCCCCTTGGGTGGAAGCCATCATCAAAAGGTCATTCTTGTTGACGACGAAATTGTTTTTTCCGGTGGTATGGATATCGCCCGTCAGCGCTGGGACGAACGCTCGCACCACATTTACGAGCCCGAACGCTCGGATGCCAATGGTCCCTACGGCCCCTATCACGATGTGCAAATCATGATGGACGGACCGATTGTAAAGCACTTTGCCGAACTGGCGCGACATCGCTGGTTGCAAGCGGCAGGCTATGAAGCCCTTCCTTACGAGGGAAAGTCTGGCAACTCTTCACATCTTTCCCAAGTCTGGCCCATTCAGTTTGATTTTTCTTTTACGGATATGGGAGCGGCGGTCGCACGCCCTCTTCCCGCCACTGAAGAGGATGCAGGTTCGCGCGAGGTCTTTAACATGTACATCGACCTCATCAATCAGGCGAAAGATTTTATTTATATCGAAAATCAGTTTTTAACATCGCAAGAAATTGCTGTTGCTCTTAACGACCGTCTTCGTCGCGAAAAAAATCTGCGCGTGCTTTTGGTAAGCTCTTATGATCCTCAAGGAGTTTTTGAAACAGAAGGGATGTGGGCCAGCCGCATCGACTTTAAAAGAAGTGTGGAAGACGGCATTGCCAAGGGCCGAGTGCAGTTTGCCTGCTCGGGCGTTATGAATGAAAAACGCAAAATCATTCACAAACGCATTCACTCTAAAGTCCTGGTGATTGATGACCAATTCATGGTCGTAGGATCTTCTAATTTAACCAATCGTTCGATGACCTTTGATAGCGAATGCGATCTGATTATTCAAGCCCACGACACCGAAGAACGTCGACGCATATTGCACTTTCGCAACGACCTGATTGCCGAGCATGCCGGACGAAAAATTGAAGACATCGAAACCATTTTAAAAGAACCGTACTCATTCAAAAAGCTCATGCTTCCCTGCCAACCCGGAACTTATTGCCTTTTTGAAATGGACGATGAACAGTTCACCACTCAGAATTTTAAAAAGATTGCCAACAGTGTCGCCGATCCTCAGGTGAGTGAGGGAAAAGCTCTTTTTATATTTCGCAATCCCAGTAAATACATTGTACCGCTGGCTTTATTTTTAATCGTGATTGTCAGTGGCCTGGTCTGGTTCATCAATGAACATATGTCATGGTTCAGTCCTGAATCCGTCGAGCGATTCTTAAGGACCGCGCGCAAGTCGCCATGGGCTTTGTTTTTAGTGTGGGGAATCTACATTGTCGGCGGATTTATTTTATTCCCGGTAACACTCATGTCTTTAATTACAGCAGCGGTATTTGGATCCATTTTAGGTCCTCTTTATGGAATGTCCGGAGCTCTGATCAGTGCTACGATTATGTTCTATTTAGGGCGCTGGATGGGACATCGGGGACTGAAGGGTTTTCTGGGAAACCGCTTACGCAAAATGGACCATCAATTTCGAGAAGCCGGTGTCATCGGTGTGACAGTTCTAAGAATGATTCCCGTGGCTCCGTTCAGTATCGTCAATATTGCGGCAGGAATTTCTTCCTTACGTTTTTCAGATTTTCTTATTGGAAGTTTTTTTGGCTTTCTTCCCGCATTTATCGTCAAAGGCCTGGTCGGAGATTCGATCACGCAAATATTCCTGCACCCCACCCCGCACACGGTGGCCATGTTGGCCTTAGGTATTCTGCTTTGGATGTTGCTTGTTGTGGCTTCTTATTTTCTGACCCGATGGTGGCGCAAAAGGAAGCAATATGATTCTTAG
- a CDS encoding zinc-binding dehydrogenase: MFAARYVPGEKKLSLTDIPKPKPGARDVLLKVRAAGICHSDLHVLAGEVPYPNTFTMGHEACGEVVEKGNEVTADIKIGGLYAVHGPNPCGDCSYCRTGHDNLCNGPGRTFVGLGQDGAYADFLVVPARNVVEVPKGVSPEVAAVATDAVLTPYHAIKTLGEVQTNSKVLVIGLGGLGINGVQVAVALGAKVTATDLRESSLELAKKFGATETVNSKEIEKKIKPASFDVVVDFVGRDSTFTQAQTLVRPGGTIVLVGLGSSHVPVISTPLISYQVRVQGAFWGTHQEMHEIFQLIAEGKIKPQVETAPMKDVNHWLEELEAGRVKSRMALLPAQM; encoded by the coding sequence ATGTTTGCAGCTCGCTACGTACCTGGCGAAAAAAAACTTTCACTCACGGATATTCCTAAACCTAAACCTGGCGCACGAGATGTCTTGCTAAAAGTTCGCGCCGCTGGAATTTGTCACTCCGATCTTCATGTTCTTGCGGGAGAAGTTCCTTATCCGAATACCTTCACCATGGGACATGAAGCTTGTGGCGAAGTTGTAGAAAAGGGAAATGAAGTCACTGCGGATATAAAGATCGGTGGTCTTTATGCGGTTCACGGTCCCAATCCTTGTGGTGACTGCTCCTACTGCCGCACCGGTCACGATAACCTGTGTAACGGTCCCGGCAGAACCTTTGTAGGGCTAGGACAAGATGGCGCTTATGCGGACTTCTTAGTCGTGCCAGCTAGAAACGTTGTCGAAGTTCCGAAAGGAGTTTCTCCCGAAGTGGCGGCCGTTGCGACGGACGCGGTATTGACTCCTTATCACGCAATTAAAACTTTAGGTGAAGTGCAAACCAACTCGAAAGTTTTAGTGATCGGTTTAGGAGGCTTAGGAATTAATGGTGTGCAAGTGGCGGTTGCCTTAGGTGCCAAAGTCACTGCCACTGATTTGCGCGAATCAAGCTTAGAGCTTGCGAAAAAATTTGGCGCTACTGAAACGGTCAACTCTAAAGAGATTGAGAAAAAAATCAAGCCCGCTTCGTTTGATGTGGTTGTGGATTTTGTCGGTCGTGATTCCACGTTCACTCAAGCGCAAACTTTGGTACGCCCCGGGGGTACGATTGTGTTGGTGGGCTTAGGCTCTTCGCATGTTCCCGTAATAAGTACACCGCTAATCAGCTATCAGGTGCGAGTGCAAGGCGCATTCTGGGGAACTCACCAAGAGATGCATGAAATTTTCCAATTGATTGCTGAAGGAAAAATCAAACCTCAAGTCGAAACGGCACCGATGAAAGATGTGAATCACTGGCTTGAAGAGCTAGAGGCGGGGAGAGTCAAATCGCGAATGGCGTTATTGCCGGCACAAATGTAA
- a CDS encoding endonuclease/exonuclease/phosphatase family protein yields the protein MILRIVTYNIHGARGIDGKRDYLRIGLFLKHQNIDVALIQEMDTRFQDRDSVTDVEELKTDHFKTFIAAPTMENSLGWYGNAILSRFPIKNHNVIDISAPGREPRNILEVFLDTPKGPLHVVNTHKGLKPSERNQQMKKLNDLLARKSEVPLIVGGDINEWQTYSGALKKLNTALHPIPSGPTFPTRAPFLRLDRMWCRPSNLVQSSEVLKTKESKFFSDHYPLMAEIQIY from the coding sequence ATGATTCTTAGAATCGTCACCTATAATATCCATGGTGCACGAGGTATTGACGGTAAAAGAGATTACCTGCGTATCGGACTCTTTTTAAAACATCAGAATATAGATGTCGCTTTGATTCAGGAAATGGACACTCGTTTTCAAGATCGGGATTCTGTGACCGATGTTGAAGAATTAAAAACAGACCATTTTAAAACTTTTATCGCCGCACCCACGATGGAAAATTCGTTGGGCTGGTATGGTAATGCTATTTTATCACGCTTTCCTATTAAGAATCACAACGTCATCGACATCAGTGCTCCGGGACGCGAGCCACGCAATATTTTGGAAGTTTTTTTAGACACTCCGAAAGGCCCTTTGCACGTGGTAAATACGCACAAGGGTCTGAAACCCTCCGAACGCAATCAGCAAATGAAGAAACTAAATGACCTTCTTGCTAGAAAAAGCGAGGTCCCTTTGATCGTTGGTGGAGACATAAATGAATGGCAGACCTATTCTGGCGCGCTTAAAAAACTAAATACGGCTCTTCATCCGATTCCTTCGGGGCCGACATTTCCCACCCGTGCGCCTTTTTTACGACTGGATCGAATGTGGTGTCGTCCATCAAATTTAGTTCAAAGCTCTGAAGTCTTAAAAACAAAAGAATCCAAGTTCTTTTCCGATCACTATCCCTTGATGGCAGAAATTCAAATCTACTAG
- a CDS encoding DNA-3-methyladenine glycosylase 2 family protein: MKKDDIFYQAMLARDPRFDGKFFIGVKTTGIYCRPICPAKPKRENVEFFSNGLQAEKAGYRPCLRCRPESAPHSPAWVGKSAVVQRAVKVLNAKESLSFNEDDFAAQFGVTARHLRRLFMEEIGKTPKQLSFENRLNLARKLIVETSLPITEVAFASGFESIRRFNDAFKDRFKKAPREIRRNKVAPGAGIRISLSYRPPFDFQGLLTSYRNHRVGNLEWFHENTMYRLVALNGHVGVIAISDNPEKSCLQLEIDFPDTAQIPAIISRVRHLFDLDSDPVMIANTLEADSGIKKILKVSPGIRLPSGWDPFEIAVATILGQLVSVKMGRELVHDLIEIAGAESDFEKEGRKIKLFPSAKDIINADLTKLRTTQARKQTLIEFCKAVLEKRISLSPTQDVEIFMKDVQKLRGIGPWTAQYMALKALRHTDTFPASDLILARTLKIHDRKIIDQMSPWRGYVAALFWKNYSLELTKTALQKRTKS; the protein is encoded by the coding sequence ATGAAAAAGGACGATATCTTTTATCAAGCCATGCTCGCCCGAGATCCCCGCTTTGACGGGAAGTTTTTTATCGGCGTAAAAACCACCGGCATTTATTGTCGTCCTATCTGCCCGGCAAAACCCAAACGCGAAAATGTCGAATTCTTTTCAAATGGCCTGCAGGCTGAAAAAGCGGGCTACCGTCCTTGTCTGCGCTGTCGACCTGAAAGTGCGCCGCATTCACCAGCTTGGGTGGGAAAATCGGCTGTCGTCCAAAGAGCGGTGAAGGTTTTAAATGCCAAAGAAAGCTTGTCCTTTAATGAAGACGATTTTGCAGCCCAGTTTGGAGTCACAGCCCGACATCTGCGTCGTCTTTTTATGGAAGAAATTGGCAAAACACCAAAACAGCTTTCTTTTGAAAATCGTTTAAATCTTGCGCGCAAGCTGATCGTCGAAACCTCGTTACCTATTACGGAAGTGGCCTTCGCTTCAGGATTTGAATCGATCCGTCGTTTCAATGATGCGTTTAAAGATCGTTTTAAAAAAGCGCCTCGAGAAATTCGTCGCAATAAAGTCGCCCCTGGCGCCGGAATTAGAATCAGTCTTTCTTACCGTCCCCCATTTGACTTTCAAGGACTTTTGACTTCGTACCGGAATCATCGAGTGGGAAACCTAGAATGGTTTCACGAAAACACCATGTATCGCCTGGTGGCTTTGAATGGTCACGTGGGTGTCATTGCTATTTCCGACAACCCTGAAAAATCCTGTCTTCAGCTTGAAATTGATTTTCCCGACACGGCTCAGATTCCGGCAATCATCTCTCGCGTTCGTCATCTTTTTGATTTGGATTCAGATCCGGTGATGATAGCCAACACTTTAGAAGCCGATTCTGGAATTAAAAAGATTCTTAAAGTCTCTCCAGGGATTCGTCTGCCTTCGGGTTGGGACCCGTTTGAAATTGCTGTGGCGACAATCCTTGGACAGCTTGTCAGTGTTAAAATGGGTCGAGAGCTTGTGCACGATCTTATTGAGATTGCGGGTGCAGAGAGTGACTTTGAAAAAGAGGGCAGAAAAATAAAACTCTTTCCGTCGGCCAAAGACATCATCAATGCAGATCTAACTAAGTTAAGGACGACCCAGGCGCGCAAGCAGACTTTGATTGAATTTTGTAAAGCCGTCTTAGAAAAAAGAATTTCTTTATCCCCCACTCAAGATGTTGAAATCTTTATGAAGGATGTGCAAAAGCTGCGGGGCATTGGCCCATGGACAGCACAATATATGGCACTTAAGGCCCTTAGACATACAGACACTTTTCCGGCCAGTGATTTGATTTTAGCGCGCACCTTGAAAATTCACGATAGGAAAATAATTGATCAGATGAGCCCTTGGCGTGGATATGTCGCCGCCTTGTTTTGGAAAAACTACTCTTTGGAGTTGACGAAGACAGCTCTACAAAAAAGGACAAAATCATGA
- a CDS encoding DUF4336 domain-containing protein: MADVWTKDQDLKFYGVKIGARMTAVRLDENVFVHSPIKLTDDLASDLQATGRVRWAVAPNKMHHLYIADFKKRFPEAAVFCAPELDKKRSDFKFDGVISNEQSFPWNPHLHHVFIEGAPFYNEVVFYHPKTKSLIVSDLATNFQHSDSAMTKFFLTLLGSYRHFGWTKTEKRLFIKDKTAFYRSLDKVLSFDFDRVILAHGEIVETGGKAMMTQVFGRSGS, encoded by the coding sequence ATGGCAGACGTTTGGACTAAAGATCAAGACCTTAAATTTTATGGTGTTAAAATCGGCGCTCGCATGACGGCGGTTCGTCTGGACGAAAATGTGTTCGTTCATTCTCCGATCAAATTAACGGATGATCTTGCCAGTGACCTACAGGCTACGGGAAGGGTGCGATGGGCCGTAGCCCCCAATAAAATGCATCATCTTTATATTGCGGATTTCAAGAAGCGTTTTCCCGAAGCCGCTGTATTCTGTGCGCCTGAATTAGATAAGAAAAGAAGCGACTTTAAATTTGACGGTGTCATTAGCAACGAACAAAGTTTTCCGTGGAACCCGCACCTGCATCACGTATTTATCGAAGGCGCACCATTTTATAATGAAGTGGTCTTTTATCATCCTAAAACAAAAAGTCTTATCGTTTCGGATCTTGCGACAAATTTTCAACATTCCGATTCCGCAATGACGAAGTTCTTTTTGACTCTTTTGGGAAGCTATCGACACTTTGGCTGGACGAAAACAGAAAAACGTCTTTTCATTAAAGATAAGACCGCCTTTTACAGATCCTTGGATAAAGTTTTATCTTTTGATTTTGATCGCGTCATCCTGGCCCACGGTGAAATCGTGGAAACGGGTGGCAAAGCTATGATGACACAGGTTTTTGGTCGCTCTGGTTCTTAA
- a CDS encoding GNAT family N-acetyltransferase, with product MKNQNFDFQPTLTGELLKVRPLKSNEFDLLFAVASDPLIWELHPQRERYKKEVFEKFFELAIKSGGAFVIEESGKAVGSSRYYDYRPELSQVAIGYTFLARAYWGGLYNCDLKRIMLLHAFKFVDNVIFEIGVNNLRSRRAIEKLGGRLTGHVDLDGTPHVVYTITKSSFNF from the coding sequence ATGAAGAATCAAAACTTCGATTTTCAGCCCACTCTGACTGGAGAGCTTCTCAAGGTAAGACCTTTAAAAAGCAACGAGTTCGACTTGCTTTTTGCCGTCGCTTCGGACCCTTTGATTTGGGAACTTCATCCTCAGCGTGAACGCTACAAGAAAGAAGTCTTTGAAAAATTCTTTGAGCTGGCGATCAAATCTGGCGGGGCCTTCGTCATCGAAGAAAGTGGGAAGGCCGTGGGTAGTTCACGCTACTACGATTATCGTCCCGAGCTTTCTCAGGTCGCTATCGGATATACCTTTTTGGCAAGAGCTTATTGGGGCGGACTCTACAATTGCGACCTAAAAAGGATCATGCTTCTTCATGCATTTAAGTTTGTCGACAATGTGATCTTTGAAATCGGCGTAAACAACCTTCGATCGCGCAGGGCCATTGAAAAATTGGGCGGCCGCCTAACAGGTCACGTGGATCTTGATGGTACTCCGCACGTCGTGTACACAATCACGAAGAGCAGTTTTAATTTTTAA
- a CDS encoding response regulator: MSAKKVLIIEDAKDLLMLYKRYLQSSDIEIATATSAHQALDYLANNTPDLIVMDLTFPDMSTMDFYEKLAAIPEIDSVKKILVSGRDDLSTWLDVFNAEEGLRKPVERAAITKAVSDSLNKTL; encoded by the coding sequence ATGAGCGCAAAAAAAGTATTGATTATAGAGGATGCTAAAGACTTGCTTATGCTTTACAAACGCTATTTGCAAAGTTCTGATATTGAGATTGCAACTGCGACCTCGGCTCATCAGGCTTTGGATTATTTAGCGAACAACACTCCCGACCTTATCGTTATGGACCTTACCTTTCCCGATATGTCGACCATGGATTTTTACGAAAAACTGGCGGCCATCCCCGAAATCGATTCTGTGAAGAAAATTCTAGTTAGCGGACGTGATGACCTAAGCACTTGGTTGGATGTGTTCAATGCGGAAGAGGGGCTACGTAAGCCCGTCGAACGTGCGGCAATCACGAAAGCCGTTTCAGACAGTTTAAATAAAACCCTCTAG
- the mtnN gene encoding 5'-methylthioadenosine/S-adenosylhomocysteine nucleosidase translates to MKKHLVLAAMESEFAELVAKEGFTSRELKNSSITLWEKSNRQNSIALAKTGVGPINAAITLTQILADSAYDDILMLGLGGGLDIELSIGDIVIAERVVQHDAICTFEDRTEIMACGELHLSVSAENRKSIFMPTNSELNKKFETHLRQKSFRVFRGDLLSGSEFVGSLERKNLLKSRVPSAKLVDMEACSIAYICQKQGLPFAIVKTVADTVQAQATDQYMDFLKSSALKCAELVSYLEEF, encoded by the coding sequence ATGAAAAAGCATCTTGTATTAGCAGCCATGGAAAGCGAATTTGCAGAACTCGTCGCCAAAGAGGGTTTTACATCGCGTGAACTTAAAAACTCCTCAATAACTCTGTGGGAAAAATCCAACCGTCAAAATTCGATTGCTTTGGCGAAGACCGGCGTTGGGCCTATTAATGCAGCTATCACTCTGACGCAAATCTTAGCGGACTCCGCCTATGACGATATTCTGATGTTGGGTCTTGGCGGAGGCCTAGATATCGAGCTCTCAATCGGTGACATCGTCATTGCAGAAAGGGTGGTGCAACACGATGCTATTTGCACCTTCGAGGATCGTACGGAAATCATGGCTTGCGGAGAATTGCATCTCTCGGTATCCGCAGAAAATAGAAAAAGCATCTTCATGCCGACAAATTCGGAGTTGAATAAAAAATTTGAAACACATCTTAGGCAAAAATCTTTCCGTGTTTTCCGCGGTGACTTGTTATCCGGAAGTGAATTTGTGGGATCGTTAGAACGAAAGAATTTATTGAAGTCGCGAGTTCCTTCCGCGAAGCTGGTCGATATGGAGGCCTGCTCCATCGCGTACATCTGTCAGAAACAAGGCCTTCCTTTTGCGATCGTCAAAACGGTGGCGGATACAGTTCAAGCTCAAGCCACAGATCAATATATGGACTTTCTTAAATCAAGCGCCTTGAAGTGTGCTGAGTTGGTTTCCTATCTTGAAGAGTTTTAA
- a CDS encoding anion permease: protein MKLPHVKVVPAVIAFIVTCIFWFVIAPPEGVDINAWRLLGIFVGTIVAIIGKALPIGGAAMIGILLVAITQVTNPGNPGKAMADALSGYSNTLIWLIGISFFISRGFIKTGLGARLAYHFVKMFGKKTLGISYGLSFAELVLSPVMPSNTARGGGVMYPINRSISESMGSYPDETSRRKLGAFLTLVAYQINVITSAMFITATAPNPLVTAGIRDVAKIDVSWSDWAIAAIVPGILAILIIPFVLYKLYPPEIKETPNAAEYAKKKLQEMGPIKLEEWIMIGVFFLLLFIWAGVPKLISSSPLFDIDPTAGAFVGLSVLLFSGVLTWDDLLKEKGAWDTVTWFASLVMMATFLNKLGIIAWFSNTVQTDIAKMGLGWVEASAILIVLYVYIHYLFASNTAHISALFASFFGVGVALGAPPLMFGLFLGFASSLCASITHYGTGSAPVLFGAGYVSMGEWWKWGLVVSILNLIVWVIGCAGWWKVLGYW, encoded by the coding sequence ATGAAACTTCCTCACGTCAAAGTTGTTCCCGCCGTCATTGCCTTTATTGTGACATGCATCTTCTGGTTTGTGATTGCGCCGCCAGAAGGGGTCGACATCAATGCTTGGAGGTTGTTAGGTATTTTTGTAGGCACGATTGTCGCCATTATTGGAAAAGCCCTGCCTATCGGAGGCGCGGCGATGATCGGCATCCTGCTAGTCGCCATCACTCAAGTCACGAACCCTGGCAATCCAGGAAAAGCCATGGCCGATGCCTTAAGCGGTTATTCAAATACCTTGATCTGGCTGATCGGGATTTCATTTTTTATTTCTCGCGGATTTATCAAAACGGGCCTGGGCGCTCGTTTGGCCTATCACTTTGTTAAAATGTTCGGAAAAAAAACTTTAGGCATTAGTTACGGTCTTTCTTTCGCCGAACTGGTTTTGTCGCCGGTCATGCCAAGCAACACCGCTCGTGGAGGTGGTGTGATGTACCCGATCAATCGCTCGATCTCTGAATCCATGGGCTCTTATCCTGACGAAACTTCTCGCCGTAAACTGGGAGCTTTTCTAACTTTGGTGGCCTATCAAATCAACGTCATCACTTCCGCGATGTTTATCACCGCCACAGCGCCAAATCCGCTGGTCACTGCGGGCATTCGTGACGTCGCAAAGATCGACGTTTCCTGGAGTGACTGGGCCATTGCCGCTATCGTGCCGGGGATTTTAGCGATCTTGATCATCCCGTTTGTTCTTTACAAACTTTATCCACCCGAAATTAAAGAAACTCCCAATGCAGCTGAATACGCGAAAAAGAAACTGCAAGAAATGGGACCGATTAAACTTGAAGAGTGGATCATGATCGGCGTGTTCTTTTTACTTCTTTTTATTTGGGCGGGCGTCCCGAAGCTGATTTCATCAAGTCCTCTTTTTGATATCGATCCCACGGCAGGGGCCTTTGTAGGTTTAAGCGTTTTGCTATTTTCAGGTGTTCTGACATGGGACGATCTTCTTAAAGAAAAAGGCGCGTGGGATACAGTCACTTGGTTTGCGTCGTTAGTTATGATGGCCACGTTCTTAAACAAGCTCGGCATTATCGCGTGGTTTTCAAATACTGTTCAGACCGATATTGCGAAAATGGGCTTGGGTTGGGTTGAAGCCTCGGCCATTCTGATCGTGTTGTATGTTTACATCCACTATCTTTTTGCAAGTAACACGGCTCATATCTCGGCTCTCTTCGCGTCTTTCTTTGGAGTGGGTGTGGCGCTGGGGGCTCCTCCGTTAATGTTTGGTTTGTTCCTGGGTTTTGCTTCCTCACTTTGTGCTTCCATCACTCACTATGGAACGGGATCGGCGCCCGTTCTCTTCGGAGCTGGTTACGTCAGCATGGGAGAATGGTGGAAATGGGGCCTTGTCGTGAGTATCCTCAATCTGATCGTGTGGGTGATCGGATGTGCGGGTTGGTGGAAAGTTTTAGGTTATTGGTAA